The window CGCAGGAACAGACACCGAGCTGCATCTCATTAAGCCGCTGGGCTTTTCCATTTCCGACAAGCATCTTAAGCGAGCCGGGCTTGATTACTGGCCCAAGGTAAAGCTTTCCGTGTGGGAGAACTGGCAGGACTACAAAGAAAACGCAAAACCCCGGCGACTTGTCACCACCAGTGCCAAACGGGGAACCCATCTTTTCGATTTTAAATTTCTACCCGGAGACCATCTTGTGCTTGGCCCGGAAACACGAGGCCTGCCGGGTTGGATGTTTGATGAATTCGAACATGCGGTGAACATCCCCACCACGGATAACGTGCGCAGTCTGAACCTTTCCACCTCGGCTGGGATCATTCTCTATCAAGCACTGTCCTGTCTGGACGCAGAAGTTTCTTTTAAATAACTTTCCTCAATAGACACTGATTGCCGCACTGCAATTTGCACACTGCACTTTCTTGCATATCATTGCGGCAAGAGGTATATTCGCCCTCGAATTTCAATCTTCAGCGGAGAATCTATGCGACTTCTTATTACCGGCGGATGCGGGTTTATCGGAACCAACTTCATCTACCTGATGAAAGAAAGACATCCTGACTGGAAACTATTCAATCTCGATAAACTGACCTACGCCGGAAACCGCAAGAACCTGTTTGATCTGGAGCAGGATGACAAGTCCGGCTACACATTCATCCAAGGCGATATCTGCGACAAGGAATTCGTCACCTCTGTGCTGCACGATTACAAGATCGATGCAGTGGTCAACTTTGCGGCTGAATCTCATGTGGACCGCTCCATCAATGACCCAGCTCCCTTTCTGACCACCAACACCCTCGGCGCGCAAAACATGATGGAATGCGCCCGCAGTGCCGGAATCGAAAAATTCGTCCACGTCTCCACTGACGAAGTCTACGGAACCCTCGGACCGAATGACCCGGCCTTCAGCGAAAAAAATCCCCTTGAGCCCAACAGTCCCTACTCTGCCTCCAAGGCCGGTGCGGATCTCATGGCAAGGGCATACTTCGAGACCTACAAATTTCCCGTATCCATAACCCGCTGTTCCAACAACTACGGTCCCTACCAGTTCCCGGAAAAACTCATCCCGCTCATGTTTATCAAAGCCACTGCGGGCGAAAGCCTTCCCATCTACGGTGACGGCTCCAACGTCAGAGACTGGATCTACGTTGATGATCATTGCACCGGGGTGGAACTCACTCTGCTCAAAGGACAGCCCGGAAAGGCTTACAACTTTGGCGGTGCTGCTGAAAAAACCAATCTTGAGCTGGTTAAAGAGCTTCTGGAAATTCTTGGAAAAAATGAGTCGCTCATAACTTATGTCAAAGACAGGCCCGGACATGATATGCGATACGCCATGGACTATTCACTGGCTGAAAAGGAACTTGGCTTCACCCCGGCAGTGACTTTTGATGAAGGAATCCGCAAGACCATAGAATGGTACCAGAACAACGGACAATGGCTTGAAGATGTTCGCAGCGGAGCTTACCGCGAATTCATGGACCAATGGTACGGAGAGCGAAAATGATTGATTTAGCAGGTAAAAAGGCAGTAATTCTCGGTGGACGAACCGGACTTCTCGGGCAAAGCCTTGCAGAAAAAATGCAGGCGCAGGAGATTGTAACCATTCCTCTGTCCCGCTCCGACTTTGACCCCATGAACGAGGAATCCCTGATAGCACTGCTGGAAAGGGAAGAGCCGGATTTCGTAATCAACACAGTGGCCTACACCATGGTAGACCTTGCTGAAGATGAAGAAAACAACGCCCACCTGCTAAACACCACACTGCCTGCCACATTGGGCAGGCTCTGCAAACAATTCAATATCAAGCTGATTCACTACAGCACGGACTTCGTCTTTGACGGTAAAAAGGACTCTCCCTACACGGAAGAGGACCGTACAAACCCTCAGTCTGTTTACGGAGAAACCAAGCTGGCCGGAGAAGAACGACTAAGCGAACTTGATTACGAAGATATCCTGATCATCCGCACAGCATGGCTGTTTGGCCCGCACAAAACCAACTTCGTACATAAAATCCTGAACTTTGCCAAAGAAAGGGAAAACCTGACCGTCGTTCATGATCAGGCCGGATCGCCCACCTACACACCTGATCTTGCAGAGTACACAATTGAGCTGCTCAAGAATGAAGCCAAGGGAATTTTCAATGTAGTCAACTCCGGTAAGGCAAGCTGGTGTGAACTGGCCACCGAGGCCATCAACTGCTGCGCCATCAACTGCCGGGTCGACCCGGTCCCAACTTCCGCCTATCCCACCAAGGCCACCAGACCGCCCTACTCAGTGCTGGACACCTCAAAATTTACCGAGGTGACCGGAACAACTCCGCGCCCGTGGGTTCAGGCTCTCAGGGACTATGTTTACAACGACCTGAAAGACCATCAGGAAGATTAATCTTCCCGCCAAAGGAAAAATGAAAAAAATATCCCCTGAACTGCTGCGGGATTCCATTCAGTGCGCCATGACCTTGTTCTGCATCTGGGTGGGATACCGCTTTTATCTTTTCTACCAATGGATGATCGGCAAATCCGACATTGCCGTAAGCAAACCCGGAGCCGTGGAAGGATTCCTGCCAATCAGCTCCCTGCTTTCCCTGAAACAGCTTTTCAGTAAAGGAATCTTTGATGAAGTGCATCCAGCAGGGCTGACCATTTTTATCGCAGTCATGGTCATGAGCCTGATCGTGCGCAAAGGGTTCTGCGGCTACCTCTGTCCGGTTGGATTTATTCACAATCTACTAAACAGAATCGGACGTAAAACAGGCAAGATCATTACCATCAAAGGGAAAATCGAACTCGGGATGCTTATTCCCAAATATATTGCCTTGGCCTTTTTTGTGAACATGGTTTTCTTCAAGATGAGCGGACGTGAGGTGGATACCTTTATCCATTCTCCTTACAACTTCACAGCCGAAGCCAAAATGATGCTCTTCTTTACCGATATGAGTCTGACTGCTGCCATTGTGGTCAGTGTGATCCTGCTGCTGGGAATTTTCATCCCCTATTTCTGGTGCCGCTTCCTCTGTCCCTACGGAGCACTGCTGGGCATACTTTCCAAAGTATCCCCGGTTGCCATCAAGCGTGATGAGGACAAATGCATCAGCTGCGGAAAATGCAATACGGCCTGTCCCGGCGGAATTGAGGTGGACTTGAAACAGACCGTCAACTCCGCTGAATGCGTCGGCTGCACCCAATGCATCAACGCTTGCCCGGTGGACGGCTGCCTGAATGTCACCGACCGTTTAAGCCGGGTAAAACTGCCGTGGTATGTAATCGCTGCCGGGTCGCTGCTGATCCTGCTGGTCTACTATGCAGCTGCAAAATTCACCAACCACTGGGATTCACCGTACCCGCTGGAAATGCTGCGTAAATATTATATGATGATGTAAAAGAACAACTGAACTTTAAAATCAAAAACGGCACCTCACGACTATCTAAGTCGAGGGGTGCCGTTTTTTTGTAACAGTGGTAAATTTACATAAATCAGTTTATCATTATACCCTAATCCGCACTAGCACCCCAATTAAAGGAAGCAACCATGAACCGCAAAACCGTTTTCAAATTGCTTTTTGCAGCCCTGTTTCTGCTGTTTATATATTGGGTCTCAACATATTTCGTCGCCTACACTGATGATGCCTATCTGGAAACGGACATCATCCGCATGGCTCCGCGAGTGAAAGGGCATGTGCTTTCGGTTGAAGTAAAAGACAACCAGATGGTTGCAAAAGGCGAACTTCTGGCAGTCATCGATCCCACTCCTTTTCAAATCAATCTTAAAAGCTCAAACGCAAGACTGAATCAAGCCCGTTCAAGACTTGAAATGCAGAACAAAAACCTTGAAGCAGCAGAAGCCCTGTTCAAAGAAAGTCAAGCAGCTCTAACACTTGCCGCAACAACTGAACAAAGATTCCGCAAACTTATAAAAGCTAAGACCGTATCAAGGCAGGCTTATGATGAAAAACTGGAGGCTTACCGCAAGGCATTGGACAGACACAAGGAAACCGGGGCGGAAGTAGCCGAGGCAAAGGCCGCTGTCGTCGCTCAGACACACGATACACATCATGCGCAGGCCCAGCTGGATATGGCGGAATATGAAATGAAACACACCAGACTATATGCCCCGGTGTATGGATTTATCACCGCCCTGAACATCAAACCCGGTGACTATGCTAAAATCGGCCAGCCCATCATGGCTGTTGTTTCAGATGAAGACTGGCGGGTAGTCGCCAATTACCGCGAACAGCTGGTACGTCATATCAAACCGGGACAACATGTAACCGTGCATCTGGATAATTACCCGTGGCAGCTTTTTGATGGCGAAGTACAGGGAATCGCCCGCGGGGTTTCGCGCAGTCCGGTCTCAAAGAAACTGCTTCCCTATGTGGAACCGAAGACTAACTGGATCAGGCTCTCCCGCCGCTTTCCGGTACGTATCCACATCAAAAGACCGGAAAGAATCCGCCTGCTAAGCGGTTCCGATGCCCGCACAATAGTCGTGTACTGAGGACCTTGAAATGCATGCCGCCATTGTCTTCCGTGATTTCAAGCAGGGTCTTGCCAAAGAATTAAGCCGATTTAATGCAAATCAGGCCCGTTGCGCTCTTGGAGCGGCCATGGCAGCTCTCTGCGCGGTGCTCATCGCCAACTGGCTGAATCTGGAAAAACCGTACTGGGCAGGAATTTCCGCGCTGGTGGTTTCCCGCTCAAGCTATGATGCATCGCTGATCAAGGGTACACTGCGCATTATCGGAACCATAGCCGGATGTCTGCTGGCCCTGATTCTACTGGGGACGTTTATTGACAACGTCTTTGCCATTTTATGTCTTATCTTTTTTGCTTCTGTAGCCACTGTAATGGTCTCGTCCCTACGAGGCAGGGACAGCTATGCATGGTCCATGGCTGGCTTCATGATTGTTCTACTCTCCATTGCCGGGCTGGTCGTACCGCACTCAATATTCAATTTCGCTTTTTACCGCACTTTTGAAATCAGTCTTGGAACAATCATGGCAATCATCATGAGCGCGATTTTCAATCCTTCCCCACCGGAAACAGACAAGACCTCACAACCATCAACTACTCCCTCTGCAAACACCGACAACCATCCCGATACCAACAAAATGACAGCGAAACAGGAATCAGAGTTGGTCAAGCAGGCTATCAGTCTGGCTCTTGCCATGGTTTCAGTTCCCCTGATCTGGAAATGGCTGGACCTGCCGGGAGTCCTGCAAATCGGGGTAACCTCATTGATCTTGCTTCAACCAACCCCGGTAGAAACATGGCGCAAGGGAATTCTGCGACTGCTGGGATGTGTGACAGGAGGAAGCATAGGCCTGTTCCTGCTCGGAAGCACAGCGGGGCACTACCTTATTACTTGGGGTGCTGCCTATGGACTGCTTATCTTTATTTTTTCCTACATTGACCATGGCGACCCGCGCTGCTCCTACATGGGTCTGCAAGCAGGCATAGCCCTTACTTTAACCCTTGTGCAGGGTCTTGGTCCGGGCACAGAGCTGGGGCCTCCAATTACAAGACTATGCGGTATCCTAGCCGGACTGATTCTCTGGAATATAATTCATGCACTCTTTGAAAGGAACAATCCCGACCCCATAGATGAAGCCAAAAATTAAGCCCGGCTGAGAGATTCTCAACCGGGCTTAACTCATTTTATTTTAAGCAGCTTTAGACTTTAGCAGCCTGAAGTTCTTCAACAGTGTATTCCCATACAGTGTCATGGGGCTCAAGTTTTTCTTCGCTGAAGAAACGGGGCAGCTGATCGTCACTCTTGGTGAAACCGGCCTTGCGGTTGAAATCAAGTTCATCCTTAAGGGTGTTCACACCGAGAGCGATGAAGTCTTCAACGGTGAATTCGATACCGTGTGTTGCGGCAACGAGGTCACAGATGCACTGAACTGCATCTTCGGTATCCAGAACTGCGAAGGCTACGAACAGACAGAGGCCGAGACCATCAATGGTTGCGGTAGCAATCTGGAGGTTCTTGGAAAGTTCGATCTGACCTTCTTTAGAAAGAGGATCAACATCACCACCGACCTTGAGGATGTTGGTAGCTACTGCGTAACCGGCAGTGTGGTCGCCGCCCATGGGGGTAGTTGCGTAGGTAACGCCGACACCCTTTACGGAGCGGGGATCGTATGCGGGCAGCCCCTGTCCCTTAACAGTGGGGATGCGGTCAACGCCGAAAGCCTGACCTGCGAAGTCTGCACCGTTACCGATGATGCGGCCCATGGCATCGGCAGAACCGATCTTCTTAAGCAGCTCGATTCCGGCTTTACTATCGCCCCATTCAAGTACACCGCCGTCCATTGCAACAGCCATGGTACAACCCATTTCAATGGTATCGATACCTTTTTCGTCACAAATACGGTCCATGGTAGCGATATCGTCGATGTCTTTGATCAGGCAGTTTGCGCCGAATCCCCAAACGGTTTCGTACTCAAAACCGGAGGTCAGGTAGTTACCGTTTTTATCGTTGTAACGCTGGGAGCACTGAATAACACAGCCGGTGTGACAACCTTCTTTGGTTTTACCGCCGCGGGATTCAATAACTTCAGCAATTTTTTCACCGGAGATTTCTGCTACATCGTCAAAACGACCGTAACGGAAGTTTTTGGTGGGCAGTGCACCGGCTTCATTAATAATGTTAACGAGGATAGCGGTACCGAATGCGGGCAGGCCTTCGCTGGTTACGGGATGACCCATGAGAATTTCGAGCCAACGCTTACGCGCAACCTTGAAAGCTTCTTCATTAACAGGCTTGATGCGGCCCTTTGCTTCAGGATCAAGAACAACAGCCTTAACCTTTTTGGAACCCATAACAGCACCCATACCGCCACGACCTGCGGAACGTGCAGGATTCAGGTGGGGATCGGAAAACTGGATGGTAGAAGCAGCAAGACACTGTTCACCGGCAGGACCTGCCAGAGCGGTAACAGCCTTGTCGCCGTAGGTTTCTTTGAGTTTTTCGTGTGCAGGATAGTTATCCATGCCTACGATGGGAGTAGCATCTTTGAACTCTACGCGGTCTGCGTAAATTTCAACAATGGAAAAAGGAGCGTCCATTTCAGGCTTATCTTCAAAAACAATAGCCAGAATATCGAGACGGGGCAGAACCTGTGCGAACTGGCCGCCGGAGTTACTTTCTTTGATACCGCCAGTCAGGGGAGACTTAGCACCACAGGAAAGTCTACCGGAGTTTGCTGCACCGGAACCGGCAAGGATACCGGCAGCCCATACGAGCTTGTTTTCTGCGGAAAGAGCATGACAATCACCGGGAACTTCGCTGTTTACGAGTTTTGAAGTCAGAGCGCGTCCGCCGAGACCTGCGTAATCACCGAGTTCTTCAAATTTGAACTCTTTGGTACGGGTGTTGATTCTAAGGATTCTGGGCATAATAACCACCTATAGATTTTGAAAAATTAGTAAAACCAACCTTCGTTCTTAAATAAATCATTTCCGTTAATAAGTGAGGTAATTATATACTTGTACACACGCTTGTCAAAGATTTTAAATTATATCCGGGCAAGCACATAAGTTTTTATTATATCTTTTTTGACATATTTATACTTTTTGTTGCAAAACAGCACCAACAACTTTGCACAATACATATAAACACAAACACAACTCGATCTATTCTACATTAAATAATCACCACAATCGCAACACTACATTACGAGAGTTTGCAATATTTTAATGTTACATTTTTTTCATGATTATTGACTAGCTTTCAATTTTCAGAATATTTTAACTTCAAATACAATAAACCAGCTCCGACACTATGCAATGGGGAGAAGAAATGACGATTGAATCAAAAATTCGGACAACCATTACCGACCCTGAAAATCTTGAAGAAATCTACCGGGATGACCCAAAAGGGTTTCGCAAATCATATAAGGATGCGTTTGTAAATCAGCAGGACTCACTTTTATTCCGAGCATGGCAGGCTAGGCTTAATTTCTCGCCTGCAAAGACTCAAGCCCTTTCATCAATTGACCTTATGATCATGCTCCTGCTCTGCTTTGCTGCCGGGACCCTGCTGAAAATTCCGGAATGGACAGACCTTGATAATTTTGAACTGTTCGGCTGGATGGTCTCGCTGATCCCACTTTCAGCCATGTTCCTTTACACAATGCACATGCACGGCTGGCCCAGAAAGACGACTAAATTTGGAATCGGGATCAGTCTTTTTCTGGGATTATTCATGACTTTCATCCCTGAAAAATGGGATGACGTGTATACGCTGGTCTGCCTTAATTTGCCTTTCTTTCTCTGGTCCCTATACGGACTATGCCGGGTTGCAAATAACTGGCAATCAACAGACCAGCGAATCGAATACCTGCGCTTCAGCGGAGAGTTGATCATTCACGCAGGGCTTCTTTTTTTAGGGGGAGGCGTACTACTTCTGCTGACCTTCGGATTATTTGACATGCTGCACATCGACAGTAGTTGGATAATTGAAGATCTGGCGATTTACGGAATGGCTTCAATCCCGCTGGTGGCAGCATGGGCTACGGACACATACTCTGCTGCTCGAAAACTGGTCCCCTTATTAGCCCGTATTTTCTCGCCGCTACTGCTTGTACTTATTCTCAGCTACATGGGGGCAATGGCATGGAACACTGAAGAACTTTTTCAGGACCGCTCCACCCTGCTTACCTACAATATACTGCTGCTAAGTGTGCTGGCGACTGCCGTATTCACGCTGACAGGACGGGGAGAAAAAGGAGCAGGCCGTCTCAGTACCGCAGTAATCAGTTTAATGGTTGTAGCAACCGTTATTCTTGACCTTGTAGGAATCTGCGCCATCGGATGGCGTATATTCGAATACGGCCTGACTGCTAACCGGATGAGTGTTCTCGGCTCTAACCTTGTTACTTTCGGAAATCTGGCAGTCATGGGCATGGGCTACCTGCGCTATCATTCCAGCAAAGGAACACTGGAAGATATCGAGATCGGACTTGCCCGCTACCTTCCCCTTTATGCAATCTGGACCGGCTTCTCGGTCCTCGTATTACCTTGGATTTTTAGATATTAAACAGACGATAAAAAAAGGGGCCAACGGCCCCTTAATTATGCATGAACGTAATTTGCGAGAATAATTGCCAGCCCACAAACAAAGCTGGCTACAATTGCCGGACGCCCTCCAAAGACTCTGAACTTCTGATTCAACCCGGCTGCGCGCATTTTCCAAATCATGATACATGGCAACAAAACCGCAATTACAGTAAAGGCTGCACCGGCATGAGCAAGGGCTGCGATAAAACCGTCCGGTGCCAGCATTGATGCGCCAAGCGGTGGAAGAAATACAATAAGACTGGTCCCGATGCGTCCCATGCAGTTATCTTTGCGCTTAAAAGTTTCAGCAACAAGATCGAACAAACTCAACGAAACACCCAAGAACGAAGTAATCAAGGCCAGTGACGCAAAGACAGAGACGACAGTCTGGACCCACACGGTTCCACCGCTGATCAAATCGACCAAAGCATCAACGTTTGTGATTGAAGCAAGCTGCTCCGGGGTTGTGCTTCCAAGGGAGAGAAACAGCCACAGAAGATAGCAAAAACTCGGCAAGGCCCCGCCGAGAAGTAAAATTCGCATGAGACTCTTTTTGTCTTCCCCAATATAATTCACAATACTTGGAATACAGACATGATAGCCGAAAGAAGTAATCAAAACAGGAAAGGTTACAAAAAGGGCTTGAGGAGTAGGATTGCCCTGCGAGAGAAAATTTAAATTCATCTGCCCACCAAGAGTTCCGAAACAGACAAACATCGCTGCAATCATCAAAATGAAAAGATATTTATTCGCCTGCACAACAATATGAGTCCCGGCAACAAGAACCACAATGCTGATGGCAGTAAAAAAAGCGGCCCCCAGCCGGGGCTCAACTCCGATTGCATTGGAAACAAGACCTCCAATTCCACTAAGGTATGCCACAATCAGACAGTACAACAAAAAGAAAACACTTCCGGTTCCTATCAGCTGTCCGGTATGTCCAAGGATTTTGCGGGTCATGAAATTAAAATTAACGCCTTTCCCGAATTCCAAATTAATTTCCAATAGCATCAAAGCAGAGTAAGCAGCCACGACCCACATAAAAACAAGAGCACACGCTCCAGTGGTGAATCCGAGATTTCCTAGAGTCATTGGCAGGCCCAGCATACCTGCACCAATAGAAGTTCCAGCCACAACGCTGATTGCGCCTAGCGTTTTAGTATTCAAAACAATCTCCTTAAAAGATAATCATCAAAAAAACACCTGCATTCCAAGAAAGAATACAAGGGTTGAGTCTGACAGAAGTTGGAAACAAAAATTATATAGACGGGATATTGAAGCACACGGAACAAAGACCAAATGAAGTTCATTCTGAGCTTTGAAGCAGAAATTACTTATTTCGTATTCCCTTTTAAAAAACATACTCTTATCGAAATTATTTGCAATAATTTTAAGGATAACAAATTTATGCGTCAAATTTAAAGTTTCCACACTAAAACGCTAGACCATAAAAAAACGGGAACGCCCAGAGCATTCCCGTTCATTTAAATCTGTATAAATCAACCAAGCAGCAAAAAAAGATTACCTACGTGTATGATCGAATTTACTTGCCGTAAATAAAATCTTCCCCGTTTTCTTCATTTTGCTTCATGAGCAGTGCTGATATTCGCTGATAGCGTTCATTCATCATTTGAAACATATTAAATTCTTTCTTAAAATCAGGACCTAAATCCTTAACACGTTGTTCAAAAATCCGGCATGCAAAATTATAGAGCTCAATATCCTGCTCATTGTACTCGCGCACAACAGCTAACTCTTCCTCTGCTATTTCATCTTTTTTCTTTCTGACATTACGCTTCTCATACAAGATATTTTCAAGATTCATCATCTTCTTCAGCATCAGCAGACTTTCATCAAATCGCTCTGTAATACCGACGAGATGCAATCTCTGTAAATTTTCCATTGCCCGTTCAAGCATGGTCCTACCATCATCTACAGCACCGCAAAGAGATCGCGTCATCAGATTTTTCCCGCGATATATGAGCTCAGGACGCTCACTGCTCACATACTCTGCCAGAGTGACGTTCTCTTCATTCAAATATTTATAAAGGTGATTCCCCGGCCATGTACGTAAAAAATTATATTCAGAAACAACTCTCGAAATCGGCTCTCTTAAAAAGGTAAAGGCATTTTTACCCATAAAACCGGAAAAGAATTCATCAAAATCGTGCACAAAGACATGCCCTTGAACAAGCTTGATCCTTTCCAATTCTTCAGTGGTAATCTTTTTGAATAAACTGAACTCTTCTTTGGTGTATACAGAGCAAATTGTTTCTTCAGGGAATTTAGCTGCAAAAATATGATTTAATGTTGTCCCTGCAGTTTTTGGAATATGCAAAAAAAAGAATGGGCTATGCAAAGGAACTCCTTAAGCGGAAGACTCAGATTAATTTGGCTAAACCATACAGACAACATGTTTTGTTTTCAGAACTATCCGTAACAGCTTTTAATATTATCCAAACCACACCACAAGATCAATCAACAAGAAACGCACAAAAAAAGCGGGAACAGCCTGAGCCGTTCCCGCTTGAATAAGCAATCTGAAAGTTTCTGAAACTATGCAGCTTCAGCTTCTTCCATATCGTCTTCGATCTTGCTGGGTCCGAATCCGAGAAGGATGGGGCTTGCAACAAAGATTGAAGAGTAAGTACCGACGCCGACACCGATGAGCAGTGCAAGGGCGAAATCGTGGATTACGCCGCCGCCCAATGCGAACAGAGCCGCTACAACCAGCAGGGTTGTGCCGGAAGTAAGGATGGTTCTGCTAAGGGTCTGGTTGATACTGATATTGATGGTTTCAGCGAGGGAATCACTGATCTTGCCGAGCAGATTCTCACGGATACGGTCAAAAACGATAATGGTATCGTTCAGGGAGTAACCGATGATGGTCAGCAGGGCTGCGATGATGGTCAGGTCAAACTCCTTGCCGAGCAGGGAGAAAATACCCACAGTAATCATAATATCATGGATAAGTGCCACAATTGCACCAAGCGCGTAATTAAGCTTCAGGTACCAACACAATCCAATAGTAATGAACAGTGCACCGAAGATAAGTACGGTGGTGGACATACCGATCATCTGCAACAGGGTGATTCCGCCGAAAAGACCACCGGCCATTATTGCCGCAGCAAACCAGCGTTTCTCAAAACGACCGGAAATGTAAATAGCAATCAGGAGCACCGCGAAATACAATGCTTCGATAGCCTTGGTACGCAGGTCGGCACCAACTTTGGGTCCAACCATTTCCAGACGCTGAATTTCAAAGCCGGTACCCTTCAGACCGGACTCAAGCCCGGA is drawn from Desulfovibrio sp. JC022 and contains these coding sequences:
- a CDS encoding amino acid permease, with the translated sequence MNTKTLGAISVVAGTSIGAGMLGLPMTLGNLGFTTGACALVFMWVVAAYSALMLLEINLEFGKGVNFNFMTRKILGHTGQLIGTGSVFFLLYCLIVAYLSGIGGLVSNAIGVEPRLGAAFFTAISIVVLVAGTHIVVQANKYLFILMIAAMFVCFGTLGGQMNLNFLSQGNPTPQALFVTFPVLITSFGYHVCIPSIVNYIGEDKKSLMRILLLGGALPSFCYLLWLFLSLGSTTPEQLASITNVDALVDLISGGTVWVQTVVSVFASLALITSFLGVSLSLFDLVAETFKRKDNCMGRIGTSLIVFLPPLGASMLAPDGFIAALAHAGAAFTVIAVLLPCIMIWKMRAAGLNQKFRVFGGRPAIVASFVCGLAIILANYVHA
- a CDS encoding aldehyde ferredoxin oxidoreductase family protein, translating into MPRILRINTRTKEFKFEELGDYAGLGGRALTSKLVNSEVPGDCHALSAENKLVWAAGILAGSGAANSGRLSCGAKSPLTGGIKESNSGGQFAQVLPRLDILAIVFEDKPEMDAPFSIVEIYADRVEFKDATPIVGMDNYPAHEKLKETYGDKAVTALAGPAGEQCLAASTIQFSDPHLNPARSAGRGGMGAVMGSKKVKAVVLDPEAKGRIKPVNEEAFKVARKRWLEILMGHPVTSEGLPAFGTAILVNIINEAGALPTKNFRYGRFDDVAEISGEKIAEVIESRGGKTKEGCHTGCVIQCSQRYNDKNGNYLTSGFEYETVWGFGANCLIKDIDDIATMDRICDEKGIDTIEMGCTMAVAMDGGVLEWGDSKAGIELLKKIGSADAMGRIIGNGADFAGQAFGVDRIPTVKGQGLPAYDPRSVKGVGVTYATTPMGGDHTAGYAVATNILKVGGDVDPLSKEGQIELSKNLQIATATIDGLGLCLFVAFAVLDTEDAVQCICDLVAATHGIEFTVEDFIALGVNTLKDELDFNRKAGFTKSDDQLPRFFSEEKLEPHDTVWEYTVEELQAAKV
- the rfbB gene encoding dTDP-glucose 4,6-dehydratase, which gives rise to MRLLITGGCGFIGTNFIYLMKERHPDWKLFNLDKLTYAGNRKNLFDLEQDDKSGYTFIQGDICDKEFVTSVLHDYKIDAVVNFAAESHVDRSINDPAPFLTTNTLGAQNMMECARSAGIEKFVHVSTDEVYGTLGPNDPAFSEKNPLEPNSPYSASKAGADLMARAYFETYKFPVSITRCSNNYGPYQFPEKLIPLMFIKATAGESLPIYGDGSNVRDWIYVDDHCTGVELTLLKGQPGKAYNFGGAAEKTNLELVKELLEILGKNESLITYVKDRPGHDMRYAMDYSLAEKELGFTPAVTFDEGIRKTIEWYQNNGQWLEDVRSGAYREFMDQWYGERK
- a CDS encoding sulfotransferase family 2 domain-containing protein, which codes for MHSPFFFLHIPKTAGTTLNHIFAAKFPEETICSVYTKEEFSLFKKITTEELERIKLVQGHVFVHDFDEFFSGFMGKNAFTFLREPISRVVSEYNFLRTWPGNHLYKYLNEENVTLAEYVSSERPELIYRGKNLMTRSLCGAVDDGRTMLERAMENLQRLHLVGITERFDESLLMLKKMMNLENILYEKRNVRKKKDEIAEEELAVVREYNEQDIELYNFACRIFEQRVKDLGPDFKKEFNMFQMMNERYQRISALLMKQNEENGEDFIYGK
- a CDS encoding 4Fe-4S binding protein, producing MKKISPELLRDSIQCAMTLFCIWVGYRFYLFYQWMIGKSDIAVSKPGAVEGFLPISSLLSLKQLFSKGIFDEVHPAGLTIFIAVMVMSLIVRKGFCGYLCPVGFIHNLLNRIGRKTGKIITIKGKIELGMLIPKYIALAFFVNMVFFKMSGREVDTFIHSPYNFTAEAKMMLFFTDMSLTAAIVVSVILLLGIFIPYFWCRFLCPYGALLGILSKVSPVAIKRDEDKCISCGKCNTACPGGIEVDLKQTVNSAECVGCTQCINACPVDGCLNVTDRLSRVKLPWYVIAAGSLLILLVYYAAAKFTNHWDSPYPLEMLRKYYMMM
- the rfbD gene encoding dTDP-4-dehydrorhamnose reductase, producing the protein MIDLAGKKAVILGGRTGLLGQSLAEKMQAQEIVTIPLSRSDFDPMNEESLIALLEREEPDFVINTVAYTMVDLAEDEENNAHLLNTTLPATLGRLCKQFNIKLIHYSTDFVFDGKKDSPYTEEDRTNPQSVYGETKLAGEERLSELDYEDILIIRTAWLFGPHKTNFVHKILNFAKERENLTVVHDQAGSPTYTPDLAEYTIELLKNEAKGIFNVVNSGKASWCELATEAINCCAINCRVDPVPTSAYPTKATRPPYSVLDTSKFTEVTGTTPRPWVQALRDYVYNDLKDHQED
- a CDS encoding tRNA (cytidine(34)-2'-O)-methyltransferase; the encoded protein is MKQEKFTNPFSIVLFEPEIPPNTGNIARLCAGTDTELHLIKPLGFSISDKHLKRAGLDYWPKVKLSVWENWQDYKENAKPRRLVTTSAKRGTHLFDFKFLPGDHLVLGPETRGLPGWMFDEFEHAVNIPTTDNVRSLNLSTSAGIILYQALSCLDAEVSFK
- a CDS encoding HlyD family secretion protein; translation: MNRKTVFKLLFAALFLLFIYWVSTYFVAYTDDAYLETDIIRMAPRVKGHVLSVEVKDNQMVAKGELLAVIDPTPFQINLKSSNARLNQARSRLEMQNKNLEAAEALFKESQAALTLAATTEQRFRKLIKAKTVSRQAYDEKLEAYRKALDRHKETGAEVAEAKAAVVAQTHDTHHAQAQLDMAEYEMKHTRLYAPVYGFITALNIKPGDYAKIGQPIMAVVSDEDWRVVANYREQLVRHIKPGQHVTVHLDNYPWQLFDGEVQGIARGVSRSPVSKKLLPYVEPKTNWIRLSRRFPVRIHIKRPERIRLLSGSDARTIVVY
- a CDS encoding FUSC family protein, which codes for MHAAIVFRDFKQGLAKELSRFNANQARCALGAAMAALCAVLIANWLNLEKPYWAGISALVVSRSSYDASLIKGTLRIIGTIAGCLLALILLGTFIDNVFAILCLIFFASVATVMVSSLRGRDSYAWSMAGFMIVLLSIAGLVVPHSIFNFAFYRTFEISLGTIMAIIMSAIFNPSPPETDKTSQPSTTPSANTDNHPDTNKMTAKQESELVKQAISLALAMVSVPLIWKWLDLPGVLQIGVTSLILLQPTPVETWRKGILRLLGCVTGGSIGLFLLGSTAGHYLITWGAAYGLLIFIFSYIDHGDPRCSYMGLQAGIALTLTLVQGLGPGTELGPPITRLCGILAGLILWNIIHALFERNNPDPIDEAKN